Proteins encoded together in one Impatiens glandulifera chromosome 1, dImpGla2.1, whole genome shotgun sequence window:
- the LOC124920593 gene encoding aspartic proteinase oryzasin-1-like, with the protein MDFDAKDSSQSVTVAVNIRPLGTSELLVGCTDCISVVNGEPQVSIMDVKYKIGLLVMLLSSFLASSVLSASSGNLIRVGLQKKKLDQLNRFPQQGQMNGGKSCRGSHRSYNLHGNGDSDSSIVELKNYMDAQYFGEIGIGTPSQKFTVIFDTGSSNLWVPSTKCYFSVSCYFHSKYKSGLSSSYKKKGKSAEIHYGTGSIAGFFSQDHVSVGDLVVKSQDFIEATREPGITFLDAKFDGILGLGFQEISVGNVVPVWYNMVEQGLIQDPIFSFLVQSKCCREGRR; encoded by the exons ATGGATTTTGATGCTAAGGATTCGTCTCAATCTGTGACGGTAGCGGTGAATATTAGGCCACTAGGGACATCCGAGCTTCTTGTTGGCTGTACCGATTGTATATCAGTAGTTAACGGAGAACCCCAG GTCTCCATCATGGATGTCAAATATAAGATTGGTTTGCTAGTGATGCTACTGTCCTCTTTTTTGGCTTCTTCGGTCCTTTCAGCATCTAGTGGTAACTTGATTAGAGTTGGACTTCAGAAGAAGAAACTAGACCAGTTAAACAGATTTCCTCAACAAGGTCAGATGAATGGAGGGAAATCCTGCAGAGGTTCCCACAGGAGTTACAATCTCCATGGTAATGGGGATTCTGATTCCAGTattgttgaattaaaaaattatatggatGCTCAGTATTTTGGAGAGATAGGCATTGGCACTCCTTCCCAGAAGTTTACAGTCATATTTGACACTGGGAGCTCAAATCTTTGGGTACCCTCTACAAAGTGCTACTTCTCT GTCTCTTGTTATTTCCATTCCAAGTACAAGTCAGGCCTATCCAGTAGTTACAAGAAAAAAG GAAAATCTGCTGAAATTCATTATGGAACGGGATCTATAGCTGGTTTCTTCAGCCAGGACCATGTCAGTGTTGGTGACCTTGTTGTTAAGAGCCAG GACTTCATTGAGGCAACTAGAGAGCCTGGTATTACCTTCTTGGATGCAAAATTTGATGGTATTCTTGGCCTTGGTTTTCAAGAGATATCTGTGGGGAATGTTGTCCCTGTGTG GTACAACATGGTTGAACAAGGTCTTATCCAAGACCCCATCTTTTCATTTTTGGTTCAATCGAAATGCTGCAGAGAAGGAAGGAGGTGA
- the LOC124920594 gene encoding uncharacterized protein LOC124920594 isoform X1 yields the protein MTDNDNPTSRESDPIIHPRRELSEHGLLPIPKLIFSDGNQTLTYINDKFLNLSASSSTHQDSFSHSIAISETLQISLDHARLLLDTLASVLHCDSDPLVTADSAEVDGGSRRSSYIYDERKPISLFFCRFGLRLRSRSTHSLKRGRICLLKLYHF from the exons ATGACTGATAATGATAATCCGACGAGTAGAGAATCGGACCCTATCATTCACCCTCGAAGGGAGCTATCCGAGCACGGTCTTCTTCCTATACCTAAGCTCATTTTCTCAGATGGAAATCAAACCCTAACCTATATCAATGACAAGTTTCTTAATCTCTCAGCTAGTTCGTCAACTCACCAGGACTCCTTCTCTCATTCGATTGCCATCTCCGAAACTCTCCAGATCTCGCTTGATCATGCGCGACTCCTTCTGGACACGCTTGCTTCAGTCCTTCACTGCGATTCTGATCCCTTAGTAACCGCAGATTCAGCAGAGGTTgatggagg CTCACGAAGATCTAGCTACATATACGACGAACGGAAACCCATAAGTTTGTTCTTCTGTCGATTCGGCTTGAGATTGAGATCGAGATCTACGCATTCATTGAAACGGGGGCGGATTTGTCTGTTAAAGTTATATCATTTCTAG
- the LOC124920594 gene encoding uncharacterized protein LOC124920594 isoform X2, with translation MTDNDNPTSRESDPIIHPRRELSEHGLLPIPKLIFSDGNQTLTYINDKFLNLSASSSTHQDSFSHSIAISETLQISLDHARLLLDTLASVLHCDSDPLVTADSAEVDGGWIRAYPFIKNFNSIHFNVILLAHEDLATYTTNGNP, from the exons ATGACTGATAATGATAATCCGACGAGTAGAGAATCGGACCCTATCATTCACCCTCGAAGGGAGCTATCCGAGCACGGTCTTCTTCCTATACCTAAGCTCATTTTCTCAGATGGAAATCAAACCCTAACCTATATCAATGACAAGTTTCTTAATCTCTCAGCTAGTTCGTCAACTCACCAGGACTCCTTCTCTCATTCGATTGCCATCTCCGAAACTCTCCAGATCTCGCTTGATCATGCGCGACTCCTTCTGGACACGCTTGCTTCAGTCCTTCACTGCGATTCTGATCCCTTAGTAACCGCAGATTCAGCAGAGGTTgatggagg GTGGATACGTGCTTATCCATTCATCAAGAATTTCAATTCAATCCATTTTAATGTCATTTTACTAGCTCACGAAGATCTAGCTACATATACGACGAACGGAAACCCATAA
- the LOC124920594 gene encoding uncharacterized protein LOC124920594 isoform X3, with product MTDNDNPTSRESDPIIHPRRELSEHGLLPIPKLIFSDGNQTLTYINDKFLNLSASSSTHQDSFSHSIAISETLQISLDHARLLLDTLASVLHCDSDPLVTADSAEVDGGHFQVDTCLSIHQEFQFNPF from the exons ATGACTGATAATGATAATCCGACGAGTAGAGAATCGGACCCTATCATTCACCCTCGAAGGGAGCTATCCGAGCACGGTCTTCTTCCTATACCTAAGCTCATTTTCTCAGATGGAAATCAAACCCTAACCTATATCAATGACAAGTTTCTTAATCTCTCAGCTAGTTCGTCAACTCACCAGGACTCCTTCTCTCATTCGATTGCCATCTCCGAAACTCTCCAGATCTCGCTTGATCATGCGCGACTCCTTCTGGACACGCTTGCTTCAGTCCTTCACTGCGATTCTGATCCCTTAGTAACCGCAGATTCAGCAGAGGTTgatggagg GCATTTTCAGGTGGATACGTGCTTATCCATTCATCAAGAATTTCAATTCAATCCATTTTAA
- the LOC124935719 gene encoding protein farnesyltransferase/geranylgeranyltransferase type-1 subunit alpha-like yields the protein MDSDEDKRIPLSKRPEWSDVIPVLQDEGSNPVGSIAYTEDFLETMNYFRAVYFADERSPRALHLTTEAIDMNPGNYTVWQFRRRILDELNADLSSELYFVEHVAISNSKNYQMWHHRRWLAEKLGKHAIKRELAFTKKIFAEDAKNYHAWSHRKWVLQTLGGWEDELAYCQQLLEDDIFNNSAWNQRYFVITRSPLLGGLEAMRESEVNYTIKAIISNPENESPWRYLTGLYKNDARSLANNPAVSLVCLKILNMSNSNNNTNPIFALSTLLDLLCHGFQPSQEFKDAVAALNSESPKVDYDLGNMICSTLERVDQMRASYWQWRKNLL from the coding sequence ATGGACTCCGACGAGGACAAGAGGATTCCGTTGAGTAAGAGGCCGGAATGGTCGGATGTGATTCCTGTACTGCAAGACGAAGGCTCGAATCCTGTCGGTTCGATCGCATATACGGAAGATTTTTTGGAAACAATGAACTACTTCAGGGCTGTTTACTTTGCTGACGAGCGTTCTCCGCGTGCTCTGCATCTCACTACGGAAGCCATCGACATGAATCCTGGAAATTACACTGTTTGGCAATTTAGGCGCCGAATATTGGATGAGCTCAATGCAGATTTATCAAGTGAATTGTATTTTGTTGAACATGTTGCCATCTCTAACTCCAAGAATTATCAGATGTGGCATCACAGGCGATGGCTTGCGGAGAAACTGGGAAAACATGCCATAAAAAGGGAGCTTGCCTTCACCAAGAAGATTTTTGCTGAAGATGCTAAGAATTATCATGCATGGTCCCATAGGAAGTGGGTTCTTCAGACACTAGGTGGGTGGGAAGATGAACTTGCTTATTGCCAGCAGCTTCTTGAAgatgacatttttaataattctgcTTGGAATCAGAGATATTTTGTGATCACAAGATCACCTCTTTTGGGAGGATTAGAGGCAATGAGGGAATCGGAAGTAAACTATACTATAAAAGCAATCATATCTAACCCGGAAAATGAAAGTCCATGGAGATACCTCACGGGGCTTTACAAGAACGATGCAAGATCATTAGCGAACAACCCTGCTGTGTCTTTGGTATGTCTGAAGATTCTGAATATgagtaatagtaataataatacaaatccAATATTTGCATTGAGCACTCTTTTGGATCTTCTCTGCCACGGATTCCAACCGAGCCAGGAATTCAAAGATGCAGTTGCTGCTTTGAATTCAGAGTCACCAAAAGTGGATTATGATTTGGGAAACATGATTTGTTCGACATTGGAACGTGTGGATCAAATGAGAGCCAGTTACTGGCAGTGGCGCAAGAACTTGCTGTAA